The following proteins are co-located in the Phocoena phocoena chromosome 1, mPhoPho1.1, whole genome shotgun sequence genome:
- the RPS6KC1 gene encoding ribosomal protein S6 kinase delta-1 isoform X5 yields MLKILPLKTSLTPSSQDDSNQDDDGQDSSPKWPDSGSSSEEECTTSYLTLCNEYGQEKIEPGSLNEELFIKTERNDADTKAIENFPAHLAAGSDSSSAQLTAHELKFFPGDDGLEAVSSPRTSDSLSRSKNSPMEFFRIDSKDSTSELLGLDFGEKLYSLKSEPLKPFFTLSDGDSTSRSFSTSESKVEFIAHDTISRGSDDSVPVISFKDAAFDDVSGTDEGRPDLLVNLPGELEPMKDGAALGPTKFTQTNIGIIESKLLETPDVLCLRLSTEQCQAREEKGTEELSDPCGPKSHSITEKHYAQGDLGMLFVAADDHSNARDMSLLHSSDPKFQGLSLVASAVTANNAKESLFHISDPLSGANEYNVNTDTLKTEEVLLFTDQTDDLAKEEPTVFQRDSETKAESGLALEGDKEIHQIFEDLDKKLALNSRFYIPEGCIQRWAAEMVVALDALHREGIVCRDLNPNNILLNDREVGAITEETEACDWWSLGAVLFELLTGKTLVECHPAGINTHTTLNMPECVSEEARSLIQQLLQFNPVERLGAGVAGVEDIKSHPFFTPVDWAELMR; encoded by the exons ATGCTTAAAATTCTGCCTTTGAAGACTAGTCTTACTCCAAGCTCTCAAGATGATAGCAACCAAGATGATGATGGGCAAGACAGCTCTCCAAAATGGCCAGATTCTGGCTCAAGTTCAGAAGAAGAATGTACTACTAGTTATTTAACATTATGCAATGAATATGGGCAAGAAAAGATTGAACCAGGGTCTTTGAATGAGGAGCTTTTCATAAAGACTGAAAGGAATGATGCTGATACCAAAGCTATAGAAAACTTCCCAGCACACCTTGCTGCTGGCAGTGACAGCTCCAGCGCACAGCTGACAGCCCACGAGCTGAAGTTCTTTCCTGGAGATGATGGCCTGGAAGCAGTTAGTTCTCCAAGAACATCAGATTCCCTCAGTAGATCTAAAAACAGCCCCATGGAATTCTTTAGAATAGATAGTAAGGATAGCACTAGTGAACTCTTAGGACTTGATTTTGGAGAAAAGttgtatagtctaaagtcagagCCTTTGAAACCATTCTTCACTCTTTCTGATGGAGACAGCACTTCCAGAAGTTTTAGTACTAGTGAAAGCAAGGTAGAGTTTATAGCTCATGACACCATTAGCAGGGGCTCAGATGACTCAGTCCCggttatttcttttaaagatgcTGCTTTTGATGATGTCAGTGGTACTGATGAAGGAAGGCCTGATCTTCTTGTAAATCTGCCTGGTGAATTGGAGCCAATGAAAGATGGTGCAGCATTGGGACCTACTAAGTTCACACAGACTAATATAGGCATAATAGAAAGTAAACTGTTGGAAACCCCTGATGTTTTATGCCTCAGACTTAGTACTGAACAGTGCCAAGCACGTGAAGAAAAAGGCACAGAGGAACTGAGTGATCCCTGTGGGCCTAAATCCCATAGTATCACAGAGAAACACTACGCACAGGGGGATCTTGGGATGTTATTTGTAGCAGCTGATGATCATAGTAATGCGAGAGACATGTCTTTGTTACACAGTTCGGATCCTAAGTTTCAAGGACTTAGCTTGGTTGCATCGGCAGTAACAGCAAACAACGCAAAAGAAAGCTTATTCCATATTTCTGACCCACTCTCAGGTGCTAATGAATATAACGTAAATACAGACACTTTAAAAACTGAAGAAGTATTGCTGTTTACAGATCAAACTGATGATTTGGCTAAAGAGGAGCCGACTGTATTTCAGAGAGACTCTGAGACTAAGGCAGAGAGTGGGTTAGCACTAGAAGGAGACAAGGAAATACACCAGATTTTTGAGGACCTTGATAAAAAATTAGCACTAAACTCCAGGTTTTACATCCCAGAGGGCTGTATTCAAAGATGGGCAGCTGAAATGGTGGTAGCCCTTGATGCTTTACATAGAGAGGGAATTGTGTGCCGCGATTTGAACCCAAACAACATCTTATTGAATGATAGAG AGGTTGGAGCAATCACggaagaaactgaagcctgtGATTGGTGGAGTTTGGGTGCTGTCCTCTTTGAGCTTCTCACTGGCAAG ACTCTGGTTGAGTGCCATCCAGCAGGAATAAATACTCACACTACTTTGAACATGCCAGAATGTGTCTCTGAAGAGGCTCGCTCACTCATTCAACAG